TTCCGGTGCGAAGGAGCCGATCGGCGGGAACTCGACGGCGGGGTCGTCGTAGAGGGTGTCGCCGGGGGCGAGCGCGGTCGCGTTGACCAGACCGACGACATCCCCCGGATATGCGGTGTCGACGGTGGAGCGATCGCGTCCGAACACCGCCTGCGCGTACTTGGTCGCGAACGGGCGGCCGGTCTGCGCATGTGTCACGACCATCCCGCGCTCGAACTCGCCGGAGACGATGCGCATGTAGGCCAGGCGGTCGCGGTGGCTGGCGTCCATCCCGGCCTGCACCTTGAAGACGACGGCGGAGAACGGGTCGGTCACCTCGCGCGGCTTGCCGTCCACGTCGTCGCGCGGGGCGGGGGCCGGGGCGAGTTCGACGAGGGCCTCGAGAAGCTGGCGTACCCCGAAGTTCAGCATCGCCGAGGTGAAGATCATCGGCGAGGTCGCGCCGGCCAGGAACAGCTCCTCGTCGTGGTCCTGGCCCATCTCCGAGAGCAGTTCGCTCTCCTCGACGGCCGCCGTCCAGGCGTCGCCCTCGATCTGCGCGGCCTGCTGTGCGTCGAGCAATTCCTCCGGGGCGATCTTCGCGCCGCCCGCGGTCCGGGAGAATTTGACGTAGGAGCCGCTGCGCCGGTCGTAGAGGCCGCGGAAGTCGCCGGCGATGCCCACCGGGACGTACAGCGGTGTCGGGGTGAGTCCGATGCGCTCGGAGATCTCGTCGATCAGCTCCAGCGGCGTCTGCCCGGGGCGGTCCCATTTGTTGACGACGGTGATCACCGGGATGCCGCGGTGCCGACAGACCTGGAACAGCTTCAGCGTCTGCGGTTCCAGGCCCTTGGCCGCGTCGATCAGCATCACCGCCGCGTCGACGGCCGTCAGGACGCGGTAGGTGTCCTCGGAGAAGTCGGCGTGGCCGGGGGTGTCGACGAGGTTGATGACATTCGGTTCGACCTCATCCCCGGGGTCCTCGTTGGCCAGACCGGTCGGCGTGTAGTTGAACTGCAGCGCCGTCGAACTCACCGAGATGCCGCGGGCCTTCTCCATCTCCATCCAGTCCGAGACGGTGGCCTTGCGGCCGGATTTGCCGTGGACGGCCCCGGCCTCGCTGATCATCCGCGCGTGCAGCGCCAGGGCCTCGGTCATCGTCGACTTACCCGCGTCGGGGTGGGAGATGATCGCGAAGGTGCGCCGCCGACGGACCTCGCGCGCAATGGTGTCGGGGCTGGAACTCACCTTGTGAGGATAGCCGTGGCGCGGGCCGTCACTCGAACGGGACCGGCGGCATCTTCACCACTTGCGCCGCGTAGCTCAGCCCGGCGCCGTAGCCCAGGAGTAGCGCGGTGTCGCCGGGCTTGGCGGCACCGGTGGAGAGTAAATCCTCCATCGCCAGCGGGATCGACGCGGCCGAGGTGTTGCCGGTGTGCTCGATGTCGTTGGCCACGACCGCCGCCTCGGGCAGCTTCAGGCTTCTGGCGAGGAGTTCGTTGATCCGCGAATTCGCCTGGTGCGGCACGAAGACGTCGAGATCGTTGACGTCGACCTTGGCGACGTCGAGCGCGCGCTGGGCGGCCTTGCCCATCTCGAAGGCGGCCCAGCGGAACACGCTGGTGCCCTCCATACGCAGGTACGGCCGCTTCTGGTGGTCGTCGCCGTCGAGGAAGGTGATCCAGTCGATGTCCTGCCGGATCGCGTCGAACTGGGTGCCGTCGCTGCCCCAGACGACCGGGCCCAGTTGCTGGTCCTCGGTCGGGCCGACGACGACCGCCCCGGCGCCGTCGCCGAAGATGAAGCAGTTGCCGCGGTCGTGCATGTCCATCGTGACCGAGAGTTGTTCGGCGCCGATGACCAGGACATGGGTCGCGCTGCCACCGCGGATCATGTCCGACGCCAGGGCCATCGCGTATCCGAACCCGGCGCAGCCGACGGTGACGTCGAATGCGGGCACGCCGTTGGCGCCGAGCTCGGCGGCGACCTTCACCGCCGCCGCCGGGGTCAGCAGCAGATGGGTGTTGGTCGCGACGATGACGGCGTCGATGTCGGCGCTGGAGAGGAGCGCATTGGCGATCGCGGTGCGGCCGGCGTCGATGGACATGTCCATGACGGTCTCGTCGCGGCGGGCGAATCGCCGGGTCTTGATGCCGGTGCGGGTGAAGATCCACTCGTCGGAGGAGTCGATGTTCTCGCAGATCTCGTCGTTGGTGACGACTCGCTCGGGGCGATAGGCGCCGATTCCGAGGATGCCGATGTTGCGGGTGCCGGTGACTTCGGCGATTTCGACCATGGTTGTGGTTGCCTTCCTGAGTCCCCCGGCTGCCTGACTACCGTTCCACGGTCTCACAGTCGGGGTGCTACTCGAAAGTAGCCCCCGCCGGTCGCGAATCCGTTAGGCGTTTGGTGCGGATTCCGGACCAAACACCTAACCGGACGGTAGTAAGTCTTGCTAACTACCGGTACTTAGCGCTACTGTCTAGTGGTAATCAGTTCTACTAGGTAGTGGAGGCGCCGTGGGCCGGCAGATGACCGAGATGCTCAAGGGCACGTTGGAGGGGATCGTTCTCGCGGTGCTCGCCGAACGTCCGGCATACGGCTACGAGATCACCGCGTGGCTGCGGGAGCAGGGCTTCACCGACATCGCCGAGGGCACGGTGTACGCACTGCTCGTGCGCATCGAGCAGCGTGGTCTCGTCGACGTGGAGAAGGTCCCTTCGGAGAAGGGGCCGCCCCGCAAGGTCTATTCGCTCAACGCCGACGGCCGCGGCTACCTGGAGGAGTTCTGGACGACCTGGGGCTTTCTGTCCCGACGACTAGATCAGCTTCGTGAAGGAGGCAGTCGACATGAGTGATCAGCGGAAGAAATGGATCGAAGTGGTCACCGGCCCACTCGACCAGAAGAAGGCGTACCGGCAGGCCAAGAAACGGATCGATTCGTTGCCGCAGCCGTACCGCTCCGCCGCGCAGGCGTTCAACCGTTATATCGCCTACGGCGGCGGCGTCACCGACGGCGACACGATCGTGGCGATGTGGGCCGACCTCGCCGACATGTGGGAACGTGCCGCCCTCGACGCCACCCCCGTGCGCGAGGTGGTCACCGACGACCCGGTCGGATTCGCCGAGAGCTACGTCGATGCCTACGGGGGCAAGCGATGGATCGACAAGGAGCGCGAACGCTTCACGGCTGCGATCGACGACGCCGAACGGGAGCAGTCATGACCGCCGCACACGCACCGGCCATCGAGGTCCGCGATCTGCGGAAATCCTTCGGCGACAACGAGGTCCTGCGCGGCGTCGACTTCGCCGTGGCGCGGGGCGCCGTCACCGCGCTCCTCGGGTCCAACGGCGCCGGGAAGACGACGATCGTGAAGATCCTCGCCACCCTCCTGCCCGCCGACGGCGGGACGGCCAGCGTCGACGGGCACGACGTCGGCACCGCGGCCCGGCGCGTGCGCGAGTCGATCAGCCTGACCGGTCAGTTCGCCGCCGTCGACGAGATCCTCACTGGCCGCGAAAACCTGGTGCTGATCGCCCGACTCCGCCACCTGGACGACCCCGGTGCCGTCGCCGACGAACTGCTCGAGCGGTTCGACCTCGTCGGCGCGGGCTCGCGGGCGGTGTCCACCCACTCCGGCGGTATGCGCCGCCGACTCGACATCGCGATGAGCCTCGTCGGCGATCCGTCGGTGATCTTCCTCGACGAGCCGACCACCGGACTCGACCCGCAGGCCCGCCAGGCGGTCTGGGAGACGATCACCGCCCTCGCCGAGGGCGGCACCACGGTCCTGCTCACCACCCAGTACCTCGACGAGGCCGAGCAGCTCGCCGACCGCATCGTCATCCTGCACGGCGGAAAGATCATCGCCGACGGGACCTTCACCGAACTCAAGCGCGTGCTCCCGCCGGTCAAGGTCGAGTACGTGGAGAAGCAACCCACCCTGGAAGAAGTGTTCTTCGCGATCATCGGAGGTGACGCAGATGTCTGACAACCATTTCGCCGGCGATACCGCCGTCCTCACCGGGCGGTCGGTGCGGCACATCCTGCGCAGCCCGGACACCATCATCACGACCGCGATCATGCCGATCGCGATGCTCCTGCTGTTCGTCTACGTCTTCGGCGGCGTGGTCAAGACCACCTCGCCCCACTACGTGGACTACCTGCTGCCCGGGATCCTCGTCATCACCATCGCCTCCGGTATCTCCTACACGGCCTTCCGCCTGTTCCTCGACGTGAAGAGCGGCTTCGTCGAGCGCCTCGGGTCCATGCCGATCGGACGGTCGTCGGTGCTGTGGGCGCATGTGCTGACCTCGATCGTGGCCAACACCGTCGCGGTGGCCATCGTGGTCGCGGTGGCCGTCGCGATCGGCTTCCGGTCCGGCGCCGGCGTCGGCGCCTGGCTGGCGATCATCGGGATCCTGCTGTTGCTCACCTTCGCGCTGACCTGGCTCGCGGTGATCCCGGGGTTGCTGGCGAAATCACCCGACGGTGCGAGCGCTTTCGCCTATCCGCTGATCTTCCTGCCCTTCGTCAGCTCGGCCTTCGTGCCGACCGCGTCCATGCCCGGACCGCTGCGGGCATTCGCCGAGCACCAACCGGTGACCGGCATCGTCAACTCGATTCGCGCGCTGTTGGCACAGCAGCCCGTCGATTCCGGCGACCTGTGGACCGCGCTCGGCTGGAGCGCCGCGATCCTCGTCGTCGCGATGGGGGTGGCGACGTGGCTGTTCCAGCGCAAGGCCCTGTAGCGGCCGGGATCAGGCCCCGACGGTGACCTCTTGTCCGGTGACGTTGCGGCTGTCGGAGGAGGCGAGGAACAGGATCACGTCGGCGACTTCGCCCGGCTCGCCGTCGCGGTCGAACATGCGCTTGGACCGGTAGGAGTCGACATACTCCGGGTCGACGCCGGCGGTCAGCCGCTCGTTCCAGATGAGCCCGGGCAGCACGGCGTTGCACCGGATGCCGACCGCCGTCCCCTCGTAGGCGAGGGCGTGGGTGAGTCCGAGGACTCCGCCCTTGGCGGCCGCGTAGGAGACCTCGCCGAACGGGGACGGCCGACGCGCGGCCAGCGACGACACGTTGACGATGGCGGCAACCGACGACTCTGTCAGCAGCGGCCATGCGGCCCGCGCGTGCAGGAAGTGCGACGTGAGGGAGGCGCCCAGCACCCCTTGCCACACGTCGAGCGGGGTGTCGGGGAACGGTGCCAATCGGTTCAGCCCGACGCTGTTGACCAGCACGTCGAGCCGCCCGAAGCGCTCGGCGACATCGGCGAACAGCGCCGCGACATGCTCCTCGTCGCCGGCATCCCCGGCGACGGCCAGCAACCTCTCGGCCGGGTGGTGCTCGCGCAGATCGTCGAGGAACACCTCCAACCGGCGCGCGCTGACGTCGGAGAAGGCGACGCTGGCGCCCTCGTCGAGCAGTCGCCGGACCGTCTCGCCGCCGATCCCGGCGCCCGCCGCCGCGTTGACCACGGCGACCATGCCGTCGAACCTTCCCATCAGAGCACCTCCGCCACTCGTGCCGGCGTGAACGAGTACTCAGTCGGATCGGCCTCTCGGGTCATCCGCCACCAGTCGACGACCCGCCACGGATTGGCGACCAGCACCCGCCCGCGCGAATTGCGGTAGTAGGTGTCGAACCCGGGGTGGCTCCAGATCATGTGCGAGTGCGCCTCGTCCACGTCGTCGTTGTACTTCTGCGCGACGTCGCGGCGGACCTCCACCGAGCCGGCGCCGGCGGTGAACATCTGCGTCAGCAGGCTCATCGTGTAGCGCATCTGGCATTCGAGGTAGTAGATGAGGCTGCCGCCGTGACCGGCCTGGGTGTTCGGGCCGTAGAGGCAGAACAGGTTGGGGAAGTCCGGGACGGTGGTGCCCAGGTAGGCGTTGGCATCGTCGTCGCCCCACTGCTCGCGCAGCGTCCTGCCCGAGCGGCCGGTGAGTTCGAGTGAGGAGAGGAAGTTGACCACGTCGAAGCCGGTGGCGTAGACGATCACGTCGACCTCGTACTCCTTGCCCGAGGCCGTGCGCACCCCGGTGGGGGTGATCGACGTGATGGCGTCGGTGACCAATTCGACGTTGTCGCGGCGCAACGTGCGGTACCAGCCGTTGTCCAGCAGGATCCGTTTGCCGAACGGGGGATAGGTCGGCACCACCTTCTCGACGAGGTCGTCGCGGCCGTCCAACTCCGTCTCGATGTAGCGGGTGAAGAACCGTCGGTGCCCCTCGTTGGCGGCGTTGATCGACCGGTCCTGGTGCGGCCACGTCGGATCGACCTGTAGCGCCTCGTAGAGGGTGTCGTTGAGGACCCAGGCCAGGCGCTGGCGGTACCACGCGCGGTAGAGTGGCACCTCGCGCAACAGGAAGCGGACAGGGTCGGGGACCTCGACGCGGAACTTCTCGAACGGCGCGACCCAATGGGCGGAGCGCTGGAAGACGGTCAGCGAGGAGACCGACGGCGCGATCGCCGGGACGATCTGCATCGCGCTCGCGCCGTTGCCGATGACGGCGACCCGCTTGCCGGCGACGTCGAAATCCGCCGACCACAGCGCGGTGTGCACCGTCTCGCCGGTGAAGGAGTCCATGCCGGGGATCGTCGGCAGCTTGGGTTTGCCGAAGGCCCCGACCGCGCTGATCACGATATTCGACGTGAGTTCCTCGGCGCTTCCGTCGGGGCCGACGATGCTCACCCGCCACCTCTGCGCGTCCTCGTCCCAACTCGCCGCTGTCACCTCGGTGCGCAGGCGGGTCACCGACGCCATGTCCCACGTCTTCCCGACCTGCTGCAGGTAGACCTGCAGTTCGTCGCGAGTCGCGTAGTAATACGGCCAATCGGAGTTCGCCGCCGCGAACGAGTACAGGTGACTGGGCACGTCGACGCCGCAGCCGGGGTAGCGGTTGTGCCACCAGGTGCCGCCGATCTGTTCGCCGCGCTCGATCACGGTGACGTCGATGCCGGCGTTGCGCAGCTCGTGCGCGGCGAGCATGCCGGAGATACCGGCGCCGATCACGATTGCCGAGAATCCCGGCGGTGCCGCCGGAATGTCGTGCAGCCATTGCGGGTCGCCGCCGAGTGCGGCCATGTCGTCGGCGATCATCGGACCGTATTCGGTCGGCACGGGTTCGCCGATCGCGACGGCGAGCATCCGGGTGTAGAGCGCCTCGTCGGGTTCGGCGATGGCGACCGGGGCCCCGGCTCGCCAGGCGCTGATCGCGTCGGCCGCGGCGGAGCGGATCTCGTCCTGGATCTCGACGGGCAGCCCGCCGCTGTCGTTCTCGCTCAGGCCCCGACCGCGCTCGGGTCGGTACGGGGCGTCGAGCCACCCGAGGTCGCCGGTGAGCTGTACCAGCACCATCAGCAGGGTTGGCACGTTCGCGTCGCGCACAGCGGCGCGCACGATCGAATCGAAGTCGTCGCTTCCGGTAGTCGTCATTTCCCGGCTCATCCGTTCACCATGCGGTCGCGTCCGGCCCAGAACTTCTCCTTGACCTCGCGACGGAGGATCTTGCCGGTTCCGGTCTTCGGCAGGTCGTCGACGAATTCGATGCTGCGCGGCCGCTTGTAGGCGGCGATGTGGGCGAGGCAGGCCTGCTCGACCTCCGCGGCGGTGACCTCGGCGCCCGGGCGCACCGACACCACGGCGTGGACGGTTTCACCCCACTGCTCCGACGGGATGCCGACGACCGCGACCTCGGCGACGCCCGACACCGTGTAGATGGCGTTCTCCACCTCGGTCGGATAGACGTTGAACCCGCCGGACACGATCATGTCTTTCTTCCGGTCCACGACGTGGAGGTAGCCGTCGCGCAGCTGCCCGACGTCGCCGGTGGCGATCCAGCCGCCCGGCAGGACGGTTTTGGCGGTCTCCTCCGGCAGATTCCAGTAGCCGAGCATCCCGGCGTCGCCGCGCACCTGGATTTCGCCGGGTTCCCCGACGGGTACCGGCTCGTCGTTCGCGTCGGTCAGGCGGTACTCGACGAAGGGGCTGACGTGGCCGGCGGATGCCAGCCGGTCGGGCACCTCGCCGTCGGGGTCGAAGACGTGGTCCTGCTTGCTCAGGTAGGTGTTGAACGGCATCTCGGTGAGGCCGTAGGACTGTAGGAACACGGCTCCCAACAGGCGGAAGGCGCGCGCGAGGCGGTCCGGCGCGATGGGGGAGCCGCCGTAGACGACGGTGTGCACACTCGACAGGTCCGCGTCGGTCTTCTCCAGCACCGGGAGGATCATGTTGATCATCGTCGGCACCAGCGGCAACACCGTGGCCCGGTGTTTCGCGACGATCGACACGTATTCCTCCGCGTCGAATGATGCCACCGCCACGTGGCTGGCCCCGCGCAGGAAGTAGGCCATCATCGCGTACCCGGACAGGTGCGTCACCGGTGCGACGTGGACCAGCACATCCGCCGACGAGGCGCCCGGCGTCTCGACGAGCATGTTGCGCAGGATCGCCAGCAGGCTGCGGTGGGTATGCATGACCCCTTTGGGGCGTCCGCTGGTGCCGGAGGTGTACGGCATCCAGGAGAGGTCGTCGGGGGAGATGTCGATGTCGGGCGCCGGCTGTGCGTCGAGGAGATCGGCGAAGGGGACGACCTTCTCGTCGTGGCTCGTGTCGAAGCCGATGATCGGGCCGGGGAAGTCGCGCAGCACGGGCAGGAGGGCGTCGAGTCGTTCGCCGTCGGCGATGACCGCCCGTGCGCCGCAGTCGTCGATGATCTCGGCCAGCTCGTGGGCGTGGAGGCGATAGCTCAGCGCGACGCGGACGAAGCCGCCGATCGCCAAGGCGTGGTCGACGGTGAAGCACTCGTCGCGGTTCGTCGTGACGACGGCGACGCGGTCACCCTTCTCGATCCCCCGTGCGCGCAGGCCGCCGACCAGGCGTCGTGCGGCATCGCCGAGTTCGGCATAGGTCGTGACGCTGCCATCGGCGTGGCGGACAGCGGGGCGATCGGCGTATTCGACGTAGTTGCGGCGGAAGACGCTGGCGATCGTCGGTGCCGCCGCGGGGTCGTATTCGGGCACGAACTTCCTCCTCGGACTGGTTTGTATATCGTATACTATCACTCGGAAGTGGTGTGCACCACATGATTCCGGGGTGACCCAAAGGGTGGATGGCGGCGAGTGGCCGACGGTAGCTCCGGCCTCGGGGTTACTGTA
This genomic interval from Gordonia sp. X0973 contains the following:
- a CDS encoding ABC transporter ATP-binding protein, with translation MTAAHAPAIEVRDLRKSFGDNEVLRGVDFAVARGAVTALLGSNGAGKTTIVKILATLLPADGGTASVDGHDVGTAARRVRESISLTGQFAAVDEILTGRENLVLIARLRHLDDPGAVADELLERFDLVGAGSRAVSTHSGGMRRRLDIAMSLVGDPSVIFLDEPTTGLDPQARQAVWETITALAEGGTTVLLTTQYLDEAEQLADRIVILHGGKIIADGTFTELKRVLPPVKVEYVEKQPTLEEVFFAIIGGDADV
- a CDS encoding beta-ketoacyl-ACP synthase III — its product is MVEIAEVTGTRNIGILGIGAYRPERVVTNDEICENIDSSDEWIFTRTGIKTRRFARRDETVMDMSIDAGRTAIANALLSSADIDAVIVATNTHLLLTPAAAVKVAAELGANGVPAFDVTVGCAGFGYAMALASDMIRGGSATHVLVIGAEQLSVTMDMHDRGNCFIFGDGAGAVVVGPTEDQQLGPVVWGSDGTQFDAIRQDIDWITFLDGDDHQKRPYLRMEGTSVFRWAAFEMGKAAQRALDVAKVDVNDLDVFVPHQANSRINELLARSLKLPEAAVVANDIEHTGNTSAASIPLAMEDLLSTGAAKPGDTALLLGYGAGLSYAAQVVKMPPVPFE
- a CDS encoding DUF1048 domain-containing protein, which encodes MSDQRKKWIEVVTGPLDQKKAYRQAKKRIDSLPQPYRSAAQAFNRYIAYGGGVTDGDTIVAMWADLADMWERAALDATPVREVVTDDPVGFAESYVDAYGGKRWIDKERERFTAAIDDAEREQS
- a CDS encoding SDR family NAD(P)-dependent oxidoreductase, which codes for MGRFDGMVAVVNAAAGAGIGGETVRRLLDEGASVAFSDVSARRLEVFLDDLREHHPAERLLAVAGDAGDEEHVAALFADVAERFGRLDVLVNSVGLNRLAPFPDTPLDVWQGVLGASLTSHFLHARAAWPLLTESSVAAIVNVSSLAARRPSPFGEVSYAAAKGGVLGLTHALAYEGTAVGIRCNAVLPGLIWNERLTAGVDPEYVDSYRSKRMFDRDGEPGEVADVILFLASSDSRNVTGQEVTVGA
- a CDS encoding NAD(P)/FAD-dependent oxidoreductase, with translation MTTTGSDDFDSIVRAAVRDANVPTLLMVLVQLTGDLGWLDAPYRPERGRGLSENDSGGLPVEIQDEIRSAAADAISAWRAGAPVAIAEPDEALYTRMLAVAIGEPVPTEYGPMIADDMAALGGDPQWLHDIPAAPPGFSAIVIGAGISGMLAAHELRNAGIDVTVIERGEQIGGTWWHNRYPGCGVDVPSHLYSFAAANSDWPYYYATRDELQVYLQQVGKTWDMASVTRLRTEVTAASWDEDAQRWRVSIVGPDGSAEELTSNIVISAVGAFGKPKLPTIPGMDSFTGETVHTALWSADFDVAGKRVAVIGNGASAMQIVPAIAPSVSSLTVFQRSAHWVAPFEKFRVEVPDPVRFLLREVPLYRAWYRQRLAWVLNDTLYEALQVDPTWPHQDRSINAANEGHRRFFTRYIETELDGRDDLVEKVVPTYPPFGKRILLDNGWYRTLRRDNVELVTDAITSITPTGVRTASGKEYEVDVIVYATGFDVVNFLSSLELTGRSGRTLREQWGDDDANAYLGTTVPDFPNLFCLYGPNTQAGHGGSLIYYLECQMRYTMSLLTQMFTAGAGSVEVRRDVAQKYNDDVDEAHSHMIWSHPGFDTYYRNSRGRVLVANPWRVVDWWRMTREADPTEYSFTPARVAEVL
- a CDS encoding PadR family transcriptional regulator, which codes for MGRQMTEMLKGTLEGIVLAVLAERPAYGYEITAWLREQGFTDIAEGTVYALLVRIEQRGLVDVEKVPSEKGPPRKVYSLNADGRGYLEEFWTTWGFLSRRLDQLREGGSRHE
- a CDS encoding ABC transporter permease; the encoded protein is MSDNHFAGDTAVLTGRSVRHILRSPDTIITTAIMPIAMLLLFVYVFGGVVKTTSPHYVDYLLPGILVITIASGISYTAFRLFLDVKSGFVERLGSMPIGRSSVLWAHVLTSIVANTVAVAIVVAVAVAIGFRSGAGVGAWLAIIGILLLLTFALTWLAVIPGLLAKSPDGASAFAYPLIFLPFVSSAFVPTASMPGPLRAFAEHQPVTGIVNSIRALLAQQPVDSGDLWTALGWSAAILVVAMGVATWLFQRKAL
- a CDS encoding peptide chain release factor 3; translated protein: MSSSPDTIAREVRRRRTFAIISHPDAGKSTMTEALALHARMISEAGAVHGKSGRKATVSDWMEMEKARGISVSSTALQFNYTPTGLANEDPGDEVEPNVINLVDTPGHADFSEDTYRVLTAVDAAVMLIDAAKGLEPQTLKLFQVCRHRGIPVITVVNKWDRPGQTPLELIDEISERIGLTPTPLYVPVGIAGDFRGLYDRRSGSYVKFSRTAGGAKIAPEELLDAQQAAQIEGDAWTAAVEESELLSEMGQDHDEELFLAGATSPMIFTSAMLNFGVRQLLEALVELAPAPAPRDDVDGKPREVTDPFSAVVFKVQAGMDASHRDRLAYMRIVSGEFERGMVVTHAQTGRPFATKYAQAVFGRDRSTVDTAYPGDVVGLVNATALAPGDTLYDDPAVEFPPIGSFAPEHFATLRARSAGKYKQFRKAMDQLESEGVVQVLRNDTRGDASPVLAAVGPMQFEVVTARMLAEFTVETELEPLGYSLARRTDDASSPELDRQRGVEVFTRTDGARLALFSDKWRLQFIEKEHPDLTLEPLVAAAD
- a CDS encoding class I adenylate-forming enzyme family protein — encoded protein: MPEYDPAAAPTIASVFRRNYVEYADRPAVRHADGSVTTYAELGDAARRLVGGLRARGIEKGDRVAVVTTNRDECFTVDHALAIGGFVRVALSYRLHAHELAEIIDDCGARAVIADGERLDALLPVLRDFPGPIIGFDTSHDEKVVPFADLLDAQPAPDIDISPDDLSWMPYTSGTSGRPKGVMHTHRSLLAILRNMLVETPGASSADVLVHVAPVTHLSGYAMMAYFLRGASHVAVASFDAEEYVSIVAKHRATVLPLVPTMINMILPVLEKTDADLSSVHTVVYGGSPIAPDRLARAFRLLGAVFLQSYGLTEMPFNTYLSKQDHVFDPDGEVPDRLASAGHVSPFVEYRLTDANDEPVPVGEPGEIQVRGDAGMLGYWNLPEETAKTVLPGGWIATGDVGQLRDGYLHVVDRKKDMIVSGGFNVYPTEVENAIYTVSGVAEVAVVGIPSEQWGETVHAVVSVRPGAEVTAAEVEQACLAHIAAYKRPRSIEFVDDLPKTGTGKILRREVKEKFWAGRDRMVNG